CGCATCTTCCTTTTCAAAATGATTCCTGTGATCTGGTGACACTCGCACCCCAAAGTACGCACAATAACCATCATTCCCAAGGGTTGTGTGAATGGCTGTGGAATTTTGTTGGAAAAATCGTGCATTTCTTGTTTGCATTTTGTTGACTATCGGCACGAGTTTTTGCGGTATCCTTGTATCGTAATCAGTCACACTCTCTTGCTTCTTTATTCATGCCAAACGCAACCCGATTCCGCAATCAATTCAGCCGTGAAAATGGACATCATCCACCTTCCAGAACTGCCATTGCACTGGCCTCACTGACCGTCGAACAGGTTCTTTATGAGATCGAACTGATTAGCGACGCCCAATGGATCCTCGGACAGCGACGGGGACATTCCTGGTACAATGAAGACGGTGGGCATTTGGCCGAAGCCGCGCAGATTAAGGCAATCCGAATTCCAGCACGTCGGCACTGAACCTGGCACACTCCCGGCGAATCAGGATTGTGCGCGCTGGATCTGAATACTGTGGCGTACTGCCGGAGGACCTCGTCGGATAATCTCCCAACTCATGACCTTCGGTAGACAAACTTCACCGCGGACCAAGTCTCATCAACAGAGCAGATTTTTATATCAACCATCCCGATTGCCCGCCCAATTCTCAGGACTACGTTCATGGATAGGTTTGTCCTTCTTCCTGAACTTTTCTTTGGCCAGGAAATCCATAACATGCCCCTGTCTGCCAAGGTTGGGAGTGCAATATCAAGCAACGCGATCAGCCGATCCTGGTGCTCAGAAAACACAT
The genomic region above belongs to Rhodothermaceae bacterium and contains:
- a CDS encoding DUF3052 family protein, yielding MPSPTLAAKLGLKEGMSAYSLDHPSHYHTLIADAPVIPGESPVDEADFVHVFSEHQDRLIALLDIALPTLADRGMLWISWPKKSSGRRTNLSMNVVLRIGRAIGMVDIKICSVDETWSAVKFVYRRS